The proteins below are encoded in one region of Pseudoduganella armeniaca:
- a CDS encoding helix-turn-helix transcriptional regulator — protein MDSLIGEIYEAAVIAEKWPGLLRTLGDHFGTKGALLFTLAADATRWVGGGEMADIMEECVAGGWMADNERPARVRALAHPGFVTELDVMSAQELMHLPICREFLHPRGCFAAAGTYVSGLDCDGLMLSVEGFPDHHAAMAAVPMLDAWRPHLARALLLAGQFRLQLMRGHVEALQAIGAAAGVINATGKLITNNKRLEDELGKTFLDIRGALYLSDKHAQRQLSWTIEQMRRKNFSGCSIAIHCEDGAARVLHVLPISGRANDIFTQAAALLVLTNPARRMDLSAPLLQELFDLTPAEARLAVLVGNRNATLSQVATDAGMSVNTAKSQIRSIFQKTGTERQTDLVRLLMATGTVQPRAGGAAP, from the coding sequence ATGGACAGCCTGATCGGTGAAATATATGAGGCAGCCGTCATTGCAGAGAAATGGCCGGGTTTGCTCCGCACCCTGGGCGACCATTTCGGCACCAAGGGCGCCCTGCTTTTTACCCTGGCGGCCGATGCCACCCGCTGGGTGGGCGGCGGGGAAATGGCCGACATCATGGAAGAGTGTGTCGCCGGCGGCTGGATGGCCGACAACGAGCGGCCCGCAAGAGTCCGCGCCCTTGCACACCCGGGCTTCGTGACCGAACTGGACGTGATGTCCGCCCAGGAGCTGATGCATCTGCCGATATGCCGGGAGTTTCTGCATCCGCGCGGCTGTTTTGCCGCGGCGGGGACCTATGTATCCGGCCTGGACTGCGACGGGCTGATGCTGTCGGTGGAAGGATTTCCTGACCACCACGCGGCAATGGCCGCGGTACCGATGCTCGATGCCTGGCGCCCCCACCTTGCGCGTGCGCTTTTGCTGGCGGGGCAGTTTCGTTTGCAATTGATGAGAGGGCACGTCGAGGCGCTGCAAGCGATCGGCGCCGCTGCCGGCGTTATTAATGCGACGGGAAAATTAATCACGAATAATAAGCGTCTCGAGGATGAGCTGGGAAAAACGTTCCTCGATATTCGTGGCGCCCTGTATTTATCCGATAAACATGCGCAGCGGCAGTTGTCCTGGACGATCGAGCAAATGCGGCGCAAGAACTTTTCAGGTTGCTCCATTGCGATTCACTGCGAAGACGGCGCGGCACGGGTCCTGCATGTCTTGCCGATAAGCGGACGGGCCAACGATATATTCACGCAGGCAGCCGCGTTATTGGTGCTGACCAATCCCGCGCGCCGCATGGATTTGTCGGCGCCATTGCTGCAGGAACTGTTCGACCTGACACCGGCCGAGGCGCGCCTGGCGGTATTGGTCGGTAATCGCAATGCCACACTCTCGCAGGTGGCGACCGATGCAGGCATGTCGGTCAACACGGCGAAGAGCCAGATCAGGTCGATTTTCCAAAAAACCGGTACGGAGAGGCAGACCGACCTGGTCCGCCTCCTAATGGCGACGGGCACCGTCCAGCCACGGGCCGGGGGCGCGGCGCCCTGA
- a CDS encoding copper chaperone, whose amino-acid sequence MALSNVLRRLRRGPWPLLFALAAVGMFATASSASGPDGLGDICATAGFAPALSSWSSAFAAALARPGSWAAMLLAMMPPLLAPALAHVWYSSRPRRRMRAVLWFVAGYGAVWMAAGPCFTAVAAVLLRAVPAAAFPAVLAGALAWSASPWQRRVLARGHRLQPIGLFGIDADRDCALFGAGHAPWCVAACGPWMMVPLVSGTWHFPVMAGTALLLWAERLAPHGQATGGWRLPLPIRCCLAPFIHHRRKTSWAGKCALPSASVR is encoded by the coding sequence ATGGCGCTCTCGAACGTCCTGCGGCGGTTGCGGCGTGGCCCTTGGCCGCTGCTGTTCGCGCTCGCGGCTGTCGGCATGTTCGCAACCGCCAGCAGCGCGAGCGGCCCGGATGGGCTCGGGGACATCTGCGCCACGGCGGGCTTCGCGCCCGCCCTGTCGAGCTGGTCGTCCGCCTTCGCCGCCGCGCTCGCGCGGCCGGGCTCCTGGGCCGCGATGCTGCTGGCGATGATGCCGCCGCTGCTGGCACCAGCGCTGGCGCACGTGTGGTATTCGAGCCGGCCGCGGCGCCGCATGCGCGCCGTGCTCTGGTTCGTGGCGGGCTATGGCGCCGTCTGGATGGCAGCGGGCCCATGCTTCACGGCCGTTGCCGCGGTACTGTTGCGCGCGGTGCCCGCCGCCGCCTTTCCCGCGGTTCTGGCAGGCGCACTGGCATGGAGCGCATCGCCCTGGCAGCGCAGGGTGCTGGCGCGTGGACACCGCTTGCAACCAATCGGCCTGTTTGGCATCGATGCCGATCGCGACTGCGCGCTGTTCGGCGCGGGACACGCGCCCTGGTGCGTTGCCGCGTGCGGGCCGTGGATGATGGTGCCACTCGTGAGCGGCACCTGGCATTTCCCGGTCATGGCCGGCACGGCGCTCCTGCTGTGGGCGGAGCGCCTCGCGCCACACGGACAAGCCACCGGCGGCTGGCGGCTGCCGCTGCCCATCCGGTGCTGCCTTGCGCCGTTCATTCACCATCGACGGAAGACATCATGGGCAGGAAAGTGTGCCTTGCCATCGGCGTCAGTACGGTAA
- a CDS encoding SLC13 family permease: MPTSPHAAAHFLSPRHASTRHDGLAACLLADSVLCRCSKLSLPRLLAHATCREVDAGTVICQAGAPADTLYLLMAGSVRLVSPAGREVADTVTRFGEEAACGAQYYLNSAVATSAARLLCIPHGATASLVRDNPRLKTALLLALASQQAERPLVSVREAGAAGGAAGYRAHAVPGWLLTILLPLAVLAFGARLGVTPGGVIFLAIFSATIVMWVFSLLDDYIPVLFALLATVLTGLVPVPVVLSGFASDGFLMALSTLALGTVVVSSGLGYRAMLMMLHRLPNRQAWHNVGLLVMGLVLTPIIPTANGRVALLAPFYVDMVDSLKLRRQGKSATRMALTCFGGTSLFSAIFLTSKSVNFVVLGLSSPQAQDRFQWMGWLHAALVTGAMLLFLNCIAGAIWLRNGERGRLSVRRVAAQRAMLGPINTREWAALAGIAFMMLGIVTSSVHRVQPPWLAFAMLFGLLVCGTLDKTELKEKVDWTFLLYLSGMTGIVAAFNHLGLDRQLGAALPDLGAVMRDNFSLFAVLLFVLVNLLRLMVPTNATAVLLATILMPLANVSGVNEWLVGFMILLFSESWFFPYQCSYYLQLQAINLADPMYDEKRFLRFNAVLNGARLLAVLASVPYWKWQGIL, encoded by the coding sequence ATGCCCACTTCCCCCCACGCGGCGGCGCACTTCCTGTCGCCGCGGCACGCCAGCACACGTCACGACGGGCTGGCGGCCTGCCTGCTGGCCGACAGCGTGCTGTGCCGCTGCAGCAAGCTCAGTCTGCCGCGGCTGCTGGCGCATGCCACGTGCCGGGAAGTCGATGCCGGCACCGTGATCTGCCAGGCCGGCGCCCCGGCCGACACGCTCTACCTGCTGATGGCGGGATCGGTGCGCCTGGTCTCGCCGGCGGGACGGGAGGTCGCGGACACGGTCACCCGCTTTGGCGAAGAGGCAGCATGCGGGGCGCAGTATTACCTGAACAGCGCGGTTGCCACCAGCGCGGCCCGCCTCCTGTGCATTCCCCACGGCGCCACGGCCAGCCTGGTGCGCGACAATCCGCGCCTGAAGACGGCGCTGCTGCTGGCGCTGGCCAGCCAGCAGGCCGAGCGGCCGCTCGTGAGCGTGCGCGAAGCGGGTGCGGCCGGCGGCGCGGCCGGCTATCGCGCCCATGCGGTGCCGGGCTGGCTGCTGACCATCCTCTTGCCCCTCGCCGTGCTGGCGTTCGGTGCGCGGCTGGGCGTGACCCCGGGCGGCGTGATCTTCCTGGCGATCTTTTCCGCCACCATCGTGATGTGGGTGTTCAGCCTGCTGGACGACTACATTCCCGTCCTGTTCGCGCTGCTGGCGACCGTCCTGACCGGCCTGGTGCCCGTGCCCGTGGTGCTGTCCGGCTTCGCGTCGGACGGCTTCCTGATGGCGCTCAGCACGCTGGCGCTCGGCACCGTCGTGGTCAGTTCGGGGCTGGGTTACCGCGCCATGCTGATGATGCTGCACCGCCTGCCCAACCGCCAGGCCTGGCACAACGTCGGGCTGCTCGTGATGGGCCTGGTGCTGACCCCGATCATCCCGACCGCCAACGGTCGCGTCGCGTTGCTGGCACCATTCTATGTGGACATGGTGGACAGCCTGAAGCTGCGCCGCCAGGGCAAGTCGGCAACCCGCATGGCCCTGACCTGCTTTGGCGGCACCAGCCTGTTCTCGGCGATTTTCCTCACCAGCAAATCGGTCAACTTCGTGGTGCTGGGCCTGTCGTCGCCGCAGGCACAAGACCGCTTCCAGTGGATGGGCTGGCTCCACGCCGCGCTCGTCACCGGGGCGATGCTGCTGTTCCTGAACTGCATCGCTGGCGCCATCTGGCTGCGCAACGGCGAGCGCGGCCGGCTGTCGGTCCGGCGCGTCGCGGCGCAGCGCGCCATGCTGGGCCCGATCAATACGCGTGAATGGGCGGCGTTGGCCGGCATCGCGTTCATGATGCTGGGCATCGTCACCAGTTCGGTCCACCGGGTGCAGCCGCCGTGGCTCGCCTTCGCCATGCTGTTCGGCCTGCTCGTGTGCGGCACGCTGGACAAGACGGAGCTGAAGGAAAAGGTCGACTGGACCTTCCTGTTGTACCTGAGCGGCATGACGGGCATCGTGGCGGCCTTCAACCACCTGGGCCTCGATCGCCAGCTGGGCGCCGCCCTGCCCGACCTCGGCGCCGTCATGCGCGACAATTTCAGCCTGTTCGCCGTGCTGCTGTTCGTGCTGGTGAACCTGCTGCGCCTCATGGTGCCCACCAACGCCACCGCCGTGCTGCTGGCGACGATCCTGATGCCGCTGGCGAACGTCAGCGGCGTCAACGAATGGCTGGTGGGCTTCATGATCCTGCTGTTTTCCGAAAGCTGGTTCTTCCCGTACCAGTGCAGCTATTACCTGCAGCTGCAGGCGATCAACCTGGCGGACCCCATGTACGACGAAAAGCGCTTCCTGCGCTTCAACGCGGTGCTGAACGGCGCGCGGCTGCTGGCGGTGCTGGCCTCGGTGCCGTACTGGAAATGGCAGGGCATCCTGTGA
- a CDS encoding tyrosinase family protein → MSLARQDVATLGKGWNKALEHYALAMRALDALPITDSRSWKFLAAIHGFDRDQWVATGLLRPDEPISPELASDKYGNQCMHGSWYFLPWHRGYLYAFEAIVAAQVKQLTGEDWALPYWNYLDEGNPEATSIPEAFLAPTMPDGSANPLRRYPRRSAFSVLQPRPDRLSTASMTENDFIIGNGAIGFGGGVSGDFIQFDNRMGQLEANPHNTVHAQVGGYMGDPVTAGLDPLFWLHHCNVDRLWEAWMNTPGKKMVRDPRWDNGPADRTFMLPTPAGDRMTFTSKDTLRGGRLHRSYDDLAAGTGVTPLPGALMKVDMGPSAQQRVEPVGASAQPVTIAAAATTVQVDLDQQAMTKSFASMGATVPGSAVARLYLSIESVRGSAPCPVVEVYVNVPDGGTPQHAERLAGSLVLFGLNVASQPAHGGNGLSYVLDITDLAQRLTDAGEFDPQRLRVTLVPEEQVSAATPLTIDRIAVLQRSGTVS, encoded by the coding sequence ATGAGCTTGGCAAGACAGGACGTCGCGACCTTGGGTAAAGGCTGGAATAAGGCGCTCGAGCATTATGCACTGGCAATGCGCGCTCTCGATGCCTTACCCATTACCGATTCGCGCAGCTGGAAATTCCTGGCGGCGATCCACGGCTTCGACCGCGACCAGTGGGTCGCGACTGGCCTGCTGAGGCCGGATGAGCCAATCTCCCCCGAACTTGCCAGCGACAAGTACGGCAACCAGTGCATGCACGGCAGTTGGTATTTTCTGCCCTGGCACCGGGGCTACCTTTACGCCTTCGAGGCCATCGTCGCCGCACAGGTCAAGCAGCTCACCGGCGAGGACTGGGCCCTGCCGTACTGGAACTACCTCGACGAGGGCAACCCGGAAGCGACATCGATACCGGAAGCCTTCCTCGCCCCGACGATGCCCGACGGTTCCGCCAACCCATTGCGCCGTTATCCCCGCCGGAGCGCCTTCTCGGTGCTGCAGCCCCGGCCCGACCGGCTCAGCACCGCCTCGATGACGGAGAACGATTTCATCATCGGCAATGGGGCGATCGGTTTCGGCGGCGGCGTCAGCGGCGACTTCATCCAGTTCGACAACCGCATGGGGCAACTCGAAGCGAACCCGCACAATACGGTCCACGCCCAGGTCGGCGGGTACATGGGCGACCCGGTCACGGCGGGCCTCGATCCCCTGTTCTGGCTGCACCACTGCAATGTGGACAGGCTGTGGGAAGCCTGGATGAACACGCCGGGCAAGAAGATGGTGCGTGACCCACGCTGGGACAACGGCCCCGCGGACCGCACATTCATGCTGCCGACCCCGGCCGGCGACCGCATGACATTCACCAGCAAGGACACCCTGCGGGGCGGGCGGCTGCACCGCTCGTACGACGATCTTGCGGCCGGCACGGGCGTCACCCCGCTCCCGGGCGCGCTGATGAAGGTCGACATGGGACCTTCGGCCCAGCAGCGCGTCGAGCCGGTCGGCGCCAGCGCCCAGCCTGTGACGATCGCCGCTGCGGCCACGACCGTCCAGGTCGACCTCGACCAGCAGGCCATGACGAAAAGCTTCGCTTCCATGGGGGCCACGGTGCCCGGCAGTGCCGTGGCCCGCCTCTACCTGTCGATCGAGTCCGTGCGCGGCAGTGCGCCCTGCCCGGTGGTCGAGGTGTACGTCAACGTGCCCGATGGCGGGACGCCGCAGCACGCCGAACGGCTGGCGGGCAGCCTCGTCCTGTTCGGGCTGAACGTGGCCTCGCAGCCGGCGCATGGCGGCAATGGCCTCAGCTATGTACTCGACATTACCGACCTGGCGCAACGTCTGACCGATGCCGGCGAGTTCGATCCGCAGCGCCTGCGTGTCACGCTGGTGCCGGAAGAGCAGGTCTCCGCCGCCACGCCGCTCACCATCGACCGGATCGCCGTTCTGCAGCGCAGCGGCACGGTGAGCTGA
- a CDS encoding ABC transporter substrate-binding protein: MKSPLEKCALGAFLVSALVLFGWLSMHRPVIFILHSYDTGYAWVRDINVGINRVLKQPYLYRTQWYYMDTKRHPFEEHNLRAGSAARHAIDRVRPDILIAIDDDAQRFAARYYIGDPHMKIVFAGVNGTARDYGYDRARNVTGILERLPLDALLEALASARAGPAGVPLRRVAVLGERSVSVSGDMAQIARYDWHPLTIDTIVQVATWPEWQHSVLSLGARNDALLLAGYRGLARSPHDRTLVPPAEVAAWTEAHSPVPVIALNAFHIEDGGMLAIGTSPYELGEVAARLALDLALEQVPVASRPITESHQFIVSMSGARLSARGFWMPRIYEAAARTGDLYRP; this comes from the coding sequence GTGAAATCGCCACTGGAGAAATGCGCCCTCGGCGCCTTCCTGGTGAGCGCGCTGGTCCTGTTCGGCTGGCTCAGCATGCACCGTCCCGTCATCTTCATCCTGCACAGCTACGATACCGGCTATGCATGGGTGCGCGACATCAACGTGGGCATCAATCGGGTGCTGAAGCAGCCGTACCTGTACCGGACCCAGTGGTATTACATGGACACCAAGCGGCATCCGTTCGAAGAACACAATCTGCGTGCCGGCAGCGCGGCGCGGCACGCGATCGACAGGGTGCGGCCCGACATACTGATCGCCATCGATGACGACGCCCAGCGTTTCGCCGCGCGCTACTACATCGGCGACCCGCACATGAAGATCGTGTTCGCCGGGGTCAATGGCACCGCACGCGACTATGGCTATGACCGCGCCCGCAATGTCACCGGCATCCTGGAACGGCTGCCGCTCGACGCACTGCTGGAAGCACTGGCCAGTGCCAGGGCCGGGCCGGCGGGTGTCCCGCTGCGCCGGGTTGCCGTGCTGGGCGAACGGTCGGTCTCGGTGAGCGGCGACATGGCGCAGATCGCGCGCTACGACTGGCACCCGCTGACCATCGACACCATCGTCCAGGTGGCGACCTGGCCGGAATGGCAGCACAGCGTGCTGTCCCTGGGGGCGCGCAACGATGCCCTGCTGCTGGCGGGCTATCGCGGCCTGGCCCGCTCGCCGCACGACCGCACGCTGGTGCCGCCGGCGGAAGTGGCCGCGTGGACCGAAGCGCATTCGCCGGTGCCGGTCATCGCCCTGAACGCCTTCCACATCGAGGACGGCGGCATGCTGGCCATCGGCACCTCGCCGTACGAATTGGGTGAAGTGGCGGCCAGGCTGGCGCTCGATCTCGCGTTGGAGCAGGTGCCGGTCGCCAGCCGGCCCATCACCGAGTCGCACCAGTTCATCGTCAGCATGAGCGGTGCGCGGCTGAGCGCGCGGGGGTTCTGGATGCCTCGCATCTACGAGGCGGCGGCGCGCACGGGGGACTTGTACCGGCCGTAG